gtttttctgaaactccaTCGTGCCTTACAGCATAATTCCATCACATTCAAAGAGTGTAACttggttcagccatttcccagttaatGGGCATCATCTCATTCTTTGCCATCTCAGAAAGaacagctaaaaatattttcattcatatagaggcttttcctttttttttgacctCTTATAGACTTAGTAGTTGTACTGTTGAGTCAGAGGGTATATCTAGTTTTCTAGCTTTGGGGTCATAATTTCAAATGACTCTCTAAAATGGCTAGACTAGTTCGGAGCtctgatttgttatttttcttttctggcaTCTTAGTCAATTGGATGCCTACAAGGTTGTGCCTCTgggttgttttaatgtgcatttctctaattattagtgatatagaacattttaaaaatatgacttgatagctttgatttattcttcaGAAAACTGCCTTGTTTTTATGCCTTGATCAtttttatcagttggggaaatgaggctttttttttttaataaattaggcTCAGTTCCCTTATATATTTGTAATGAGACCTTTAAAAATTTGCTGTAGTTTCCCCTTACATTCTTCTTTTCATGTTGGTTGCATTGGGTTTGTCtgttcaaaaccttttaaattatatatgatCAGGATCAGTCATTTTACTGCAGAAATgcttatgtaatcaaaatgagcCATTTTCCCTCCAATGGATCTTTCTATCTCATTAGGTCATGAAAtctttttccatagatctgacaggtagtTCCTTCCATGACTCCCCTAATTTTTGTATATCACTCTTTCTGTCTTAAGTCATGTACCCATTGTAGGTTTGTTTTGGTATACAGTATAGACTACTagactattttccagttttcctcccAAATTTTGTCAAGTAGTAGTGAGTTCTTGTCGCAGTCTTCGCCACTGGGCTGCTGTGCTCATTTGATTCTGTGTGCTatgtacctaatctgttccattgaccAAGcactctgattttctttggtaCTTATCCAGTATGTAATTGTTTTGAGaattaccactttgtaatatagtttgaagtctggtactgttaggcctccttccttcacatctttttttcgattcctttgatattcttaagCTTTTATTCCTCTTaatgaatattgttattattttttagctttataaaattgttctttggtaatttgattgttatggcactgaacaagcaaattaatttagataataatgtcatttttattatattggtttggccCACTCACGAGCAATgaacatttctccaattatttagatctgtctttGTGTGAAGAGGGTCTTGTAATTGGCTTCATTTGTGTGTCTTGGCAGAATCCCAAGCATTTTGTACtgtctaaagttattttaaatggaatttctcactcttttttttttccttcttgctgggttttgttggcagTATAGAGAAATGCTTATGATTTGTGTggacttattttattttctgcaacTTTGTTAATTGTTTTGACTAATTGATTCTTTAGGGTTTTCTAAGGGTACCATTATATAATCTACAGatagtgatagttttgtttcctcattgcctattctggtttgttcagtttatttttcttgtcttattgctattctagtacaatattgaatagcaGTGGTAATAATGGAAACCCCTGCTTTatccttgatcttattggaaaggcatCCAGCTTATCTTCATTTCAAATAATACCTGCTTTTAGGTTTAAGTTAAATACTAggtatcattttaagaaaagttccatttattactgtgctttctagtttttaataggaatgggtattgtattttggtAAAagtttttctgtatctgttgaaataatatatgatttttgttagttttgttattgatggCCATTTatgtgtataattattctaaaatggaatcagtcccgaattcctggtataaatctaacCTGATCATAGTATGTGCATGATTTCATcatatatttttatctcattgataatatattatttaattttttgcatcaatgttcattaggaaAATTGGTCTATTGTTTCTGTTTTGGCTATCTCGgtggtttaggtatcaaaatcATATTTATATTGTAGAGGGAATTTGGTAGTGCCCCTTCTTTAcctatatttccttcatttgtttgttccttcctttttaaaaaaataataaatccttatcttccgtcttgtaacggtccaaggcagaagagcagtaagggctaggcaatggggttaagtgacttgcccagggtcacatagctaggaagtgtctgaggtcagatttgaacacagtacCACCCATccctatctctcaatccactgagtcacccagcttccccctgagtattggttctaaggcagaagagcagtaaaggtgacttgcccagggtcacacatctgggaaatgtctgaggccatatttaaacccagatgtcttgtctccaggcctgcctctgtccactgagccacttagcttcccccttTACCTTTATTTCCCAGAAGAGTTGATATGattttggaattaattgttctttaaatgcttgatagaatttacttgtaaatctATCTGAGCTTGCATTTTTTCCCCCATGGGAAGCTCATTGGTagcttgttcaattcctttttctaagaTTAGGGTTACCTAaattttatatttcctcttttgtttatcAAACAATTTATGTTTCTATAAATAGTCACCCATTTCATTTAGTTGTCAGTCTAtacttgggcaaaatagttccttataattactttcattttgtcttcattgGTTGTACATTTCATCAatggtttcctttctttttttaatcaaattagccaaattttttttttgttaaaaaacaacaacaaaccaaccCAAGATCCcatagtttttttattttaaattttattaattttcccttttatatttatgatttctattttggtgtttaattggatgTTTTAATGTGTTACTTTTCTAGTTGTATGCCCTTTTTCTAAGAATTGGTAGACTCTTTACtgctgaataatttttttttaacacttacagTTTGTAAGGGGGAGAAATGTGTAAGgggtttaaaattaaagggttggactaaattatttaagagtatggtctccaggaatttaatcaattccatatgtttttttttttaacaatttatttataaaatatagaaagcgtgaaagtaagaaaatcagagagaggatagggtaagatctCTAACataacacactaagtattttgctctggcccttGGCTCAACCCAgccagggctaattagtccttcgCCAGAGGGGtctcagccttgagctgaggacctggggataaaTAAAGCAAGAGCTTCAGTcatgaagcctctctcaagaggggaggcctctcctgaggctagtcccttcagaaaatccaggaaaggagtcggcctttcactcacccagtggtagttctaagggagagatttaagaacaatctcaccaagtccaaggtctcaggtccagtaaggAGATTCTTCACCAGTCTCCAACTCAAATTtagaactccaaagaatgaagaactccctcacaggaagttgtaactccttttaaagacacttctttgcatcacttcctgtgccttcctctactttttatgtggacaaattatagtctatagttttgcttaggactgtgcAGGGGGAagttagtcgattctgattcatcacccactattgcacatgtgggtcacagacctcccccactcaagtgtaagtggggtatattagcttctggtgattaaatctaaaagtgggcaggggagagttaatcccattttcacaagttttaaaaattgtagGGCTGGTTGAGCAAGATtatattctcttcccctcccttcttgcACCATGTTTTTTGGTATATGCACCCACATTATCTGGGTCACAGAGGAGAACTTTGCCTCAGGTTCATTCCCAGTCCTTCTGGAGCATCTGCCCCCTGGTGACACAAGCCTAGGTGTTATATCCTGTGTGCTTAACAAGAAGATTCCCGGATTATGCTCTCTGTTCCTTCTTATTATCATCTTAGGGAACTTGCGTAAGATTTTCTTAGTTTTCAGCTAGTCAGTCTGAATCCAGGCATTTGCAGTAGGACAAATGCATTCACAATTCAGAATATGTCAATCAAATAAGCATATAAcaacaatagctaatatttatagagcacttactatgtgccaggcactgtgttaagggcTTTGCAATTATAATCTTAtttattcctcacaacaaccctgagaggtaggttctactatctccattttacagataaggaaacttgagacaggttaaatgacatgtccagagtcacacagctaatagaaTTTGAGATccgatttgaatttaggtcttcttgactccgggTCTTCTATCCACCGCATCACTTACCTGTCCCTAAAATACCAAGTAGTGCTGCTGTCCCATTCCTACCCCCCCCATTAAATATCTACTTTGGGACAGACACTGACCCAGgcactagggatgcaaagacCTAAATGAAAGAGTCCTTGTTCTCAGGTTCCTGGAATTGCATTCTGAGAGGAGAAACATGCTGACTGAGTCCAACACAAATTCATGGTCACCATTCGCAGGGTGGTCTACATCCCCACCCAGCAGTAATCCCTGTGTTTGTAGTTTATTTCCTACCGTATTCTTCCCAGTGACAGTTACACAGAAGCATGTACCCATAAAAGCATGTACTTAGAGTTCTTCCTTTGGTTTGTTTTGGAAGTCAAGGGCAATGCTAAGAGTAATTTCGTTGAcattttaattggagattttgctttttttgtaatCTTGATCTATTTCTTGGTTGAAATTTAAGAGGTTGTAAAGGGAGGGATTCATTGGAATGGCTTTCTCACTTGGTTTCCCTCCCTAGTGTCATATAATGGTGAAACTTTTTCCTGGTGTTCCTCCTCCCTCTGTGATGGCATTTTCTCTAGTCTGCACCATttgatcatctctctctcttgccATTGAAGAGGGGCACTAGAAGACTTTCTCATGGACCCTCCTATCTCAGGAAAGGTTTTATAGTCTGACTCACGCCTGACCTAGGACTGCTGTTTCCCCAGGCCAcccatatttccttctttctgtcaggcCGTCATGCTAAGTCACTCCATTCCTCAGAGGATTTCTCTTTCAGAGTTGTGGTGGTGTACTTGGATAAGCTTTTCActtgattctgtttatttcttctatatcattttatacaagtcttcttAGGCTTCTCAGAAAccatccctttcctttctttattttaaatacttatcTTGTGTTTTAGCatttatactgtgtattggttccaaggccgaagagtggtaaggactaggcaatggaggctaagtgacttgcccaaggtcacacagctaggaagcgtccgagatcaaatttgaacccaagtcctcctgtaggcctagctctccatctactgagccacttaactgcctctcgttatttcttctggcacaattacatttatataatatagtttGTTCAGTTGTTCTCCCAGTTTCTGTTCCCCCCTCttagttttcacctctttgctgcagtacatatgggttcttttcctcttgctTTTGGGgtcatgaagccttccctgattcccctAAGGCACAGCGATCTCTCCTCAATTTCTGAGAGTAGTTTGCCTGGACCTCTCCCGTGCCTCTGACCCATTCTACTTTGGATTCTACTTCTCTTTGTGCCATCGCTCCTCAGGAAAcaataagctctttgaggggaaGAAGCCATGTCCCTTTTTAGTGTTATCTCATTAGTGCCTGCCACAGAAGGATCAGGCCTGGGCCTCTGGTTTAGACCTCTCTTCGTGTTGCTGTCAAATCCATTTTTCTTAATCACACACCAGACTCTGGCATTCTCCTTCTAAGATCACTCCACTGGCTCCCTTAGGCCTCTGGGATCCTATCAGTTCTTCTGTTTAGATTTTAAAACCTTCCAAACCAGATGCCACCCTCTCTGTAGTCTCATGGGACATGACTCCCTCCTGCATACTTGGATCCATCCAAAATGGACATTTCACTCTTCTCCTGTTTCTGGCATATcccccccctcttccccctccctccccatggaatccctctcttccttcaagatgtaATTGAAGTACCACCTTCTTCTCAACAACTTTCCTGATTCTCACCCTCCCAGACAACGTTGTGTTTAATTTCCTGGCATTACTTCTATTTATTCaccttttatttattctgtagCTCCTTAGAGATGCCCTTGTTGTCTCTTGCATGAGAGTGTGTTCCTTGCCAACAGGGttgttttgttcattgttttCATTCCCAGGATTTGGCACATACCTCAGAGGGTCTGAATACatgcttattgattattttgagtatAAGGAACTCTCAGGAAGGAAAATGCATTCTGCCAGTGCAGAGCCACACTTTTGGGCAACTTCAAGTCTTGGAGAGTTTCCTGGAGTGTCATAGAAACTCTCTgtgccagaggcaggacttgaactcagggctaGGCTTCCTGGCCAACCATTCTATCTTACCCACTGCCTTTTGCCTGGGATTTCATGGTTAATAgagtttttttttggtttgtattttaaaagacaaCATAAGACAAAATGTATATAGACAAAATGATAGTTGCAGGATTTGAGGGCCTGGTAAATCAGAAAGTCTCCTTTgggcttgtttttcttctttctgtgtgtgtgtgtgtgtgtgtgtgtgtgtgtgtgtgtgtgtaggcatTGTTGTAGTATTTTCAGACAAAAAAAAGGATGGTcattaatgaatttaaaatgcataaaagagTTCAGAGGGAAGACCAGAAAACCCCAGAATAAGCAGAACACCACTAAAAGTTACATGTGAAATTTATGAAATGTTTAAAAGGAGACGCAAGCCATCTACAACCTACTTTGTATGTGAAAATGTTCCTTTGGTGTTTtaagtttagaataaaaataaattttaaaatgtaaatgcttCTTTGCTTGGTAAGGtactatgggtttttttttttttggttgttgctgATGCTAATGTCAAAATCCATTATTGAGGCCTAGACCTTATAGCAAGAAGAAAAGTTATGAGGGTGAATTGACTGAGAAAGAGTTGGGAATGGGGTAATCTTATTTTAGGATAATAACACTCAAAACATCAACTGGAGAAGaaatttcccttcctttctcttccctctattTTCATTCCTCCTTTAAACAGAAGTGAATTTGCAGTAGGAAGTTTCTTCAGCTATGGAACTATCTTTTAATGCCATTTTTGTTTATCTAGATTTCCATGAGGATAACTTTCAAGGACCTAGATGGCCTCATTTTAGCTGCTTCCAAACCTGGAGCCAGTGCTTGCTCCCCCATCCTCTGTGCCTGGGTGGTAGTGGTGCCTAAGAGCCATGAAGGTTGTCCCCGAGAAGAATGCTGTCCGGATACTCTGGGGTCGAGAAAGAGGCACACGGGCCTTGGGGGCTCAGCGGCTTCTGCAGGAGCTGGTGGAGGATAAAACTCGGTGGATGAAGTGGGAAGGAAAGGCAAGAAACCTTTTGACATAGGGACTGGGAAAGCAGGGTTCCTGGATAGGCCCCTGCACTGGGTCAGGCAAGGGTGGAGACAGATGGAGCTTGGATTGTCGGAGGAGAAAGTTCAGGAGAAGCAACCATCCCAGGGCACTGCTTAAAGTGTGGACCTGATTGTAGTGCTATTTCCCTCAGTCTCTAGCTTGAGCATTGCTTTCTAATGGTTTGAGCCTCGGACAGTGAAGGCCAACGTGGCTTTGGAAGCAGGGTCATTAATGATTGTTTCTGGATGGGTCCAGGGAGAATGTCTTATCGCTGTCTTGTCTTGTTTTTCCTCCAGAAAGTTGAACTTCCTGACAGTCCACGTTCCACCTTCTTACTGGCCTTCAGCCCAGACAGGTACTCTGCTCCCTTCTACAGCCTTACCTTTCCTACCGTCAGTGGTGGGCCGGTACCCTGGGCTTTGCTCAGGCTCACCTGAATCCTGCCTTCCGGCCCCGTCCTTTTCCTAGTGGCAGCACGCAGGCCAGTCCCTTGGCAGTGCCACAGGGAGAGTTCCCTTGCCCTCTagcagagatggaaaggagaggCCACAAAGGGGCTATGGAGTGTCTTAGAAACAGTTCAGGGGGTGCCATTGATGGAGAGGAAGCGCAGTGCTTCTGGATGGATTTCAatgggtttcctcttctggaaaaaaccaaaacctttcATCTCCAAAAGTGGTCCTGGGGATAAGGGGGAACAGTCAGAAAGCATCTCAATTCAATGAGTAATaagtaagcacctactgtatactAGGCcatgctaagtcctggggatccaaagacagaaatgaaatgcTTATAGCAcccaaggtgtgtgtgtgtgtgtgtggggggggtagAGAATAACACTCAGAGGAGGAAAGACAAAACCTCAACAGACTAAATACCAGATGCTTAGAGGCTCTGGGGGTGTCCGAAAAGGCGTTAGAGATGGCATCCAAGCTGACAAGAGAAAGGAAGGCAGCTTGTAATGTTCTTAGCCCCTAGTagggctatagaaatgtgagttattgtgGAGAGCATCAAGAATGGCATTCGATCTCTATTGCAGGGCCCCCTCTCAAAGAGCCCTGCAGTCTAGTGAGGGCAGGACCTAGACTCTAAAGGGGATTCCAGAGGGAAGGCTTCTTGTCTTTGGATGAACCTTTCAAGGAGTCAGGCTCTCTGGGAGGCcaagataaggagggagagagttccaggaATGAGGACACACTTTGAAGTTGGGAAATGAAGGATCACATTTGagaaacagccaggaggccagtgttgtTGGATGGCAGAGAACATGGAGGGGAGGGCAGTGTCAGGAGCCTGGGCAGGAAGTAGGGGCCAGGCGATGGAGTTTCTGTTTGATCTGAGAGGTCATGGGGGCCCCTGGAGTTTATCGAATACAAAAGTGATGTGGTCCAATCTGCTTTGGAAAGGCCTGGGCCTGCTGACATTCCATGTCCAGGACACTGATGAGGAAGCGAGGTACTGGGAGCCCCAGGCGTACTCTATTCTGCAGGATGGGTGCTCATCCCAAAAAGTCTTTCACTGCATCCTCCCCTGCCTGGCTCCTCATTCCTTCTCTCTTGTAGGACTCTCATGGCCTCCACCCATGTGAACCACAACATCTACATTACGGAGGTGAAGACTGGCAAATGTGTTCATTCTCTGGTTGGGCATCGACGTACGCCATGGTGTGTGACTTTTCACCCCACCATCCCAGGCCTCATTGCTTCTGGCTGCCTCGATGGGGAGGTTAGAATTTGGGATTTACATGTGAGTACTTCCTTTGGCTGCTCTGACCTTGGGAAAGCCAATTGCTAGATACCTCTACCAAACCTCTTTACTTCTAGACActaggttttctttttaaaaagttgataaattgtttttcttttttttttaaacccttaccttctgtcttagaattgatactaagtaccatttctatggcagaagagtgtgAAGGGCTAcgcagtggggggttaagtgacttgcccagggtcacacagctaggaagtgtctgaggtcaaattggaacccaggacctcccatctctaagcttggctctctatccactgagtcacctaactgccctgatAAATTGTTTTTCAATATAGCAGGCAAACATAGACAAACAAGTGATAATAAGAACACAGGTGCCCTTAGAATTTTAGCAAGACTCCCAAAAAGTGACAGTCGGCAGCACATGCCATCCTTAAAAGGGAAGAGACCCTCTGCTAGAACTTTAAGCAGGCAGGATTGGCATTATCCATGGTGTTTAACCTAAATTTTGTGTCTACTTAATATTGTCTTCCTTTCTGTGGTGGTAGTCAGggtatttgttgttattgtaaGTCTTCTTTCTACACTTGGCATTACTTCAGGGAAGTCTTCCGATTCTTCCCATTGGTCATTCCTTGATGACTGGGTGAGAGTTTTGTTTTCCAGGCTTTGGCTTTTACAGATGGTGCCCATTCTGAGCATTTTGATACAGAcatcctttcttccccttaataATCTCTTTTGACTATAAATCTAGGAGTGGGATTAATGGTTCAGACATAGAAAGAGTTTTATAACTTCCTTTTATAACTTAAGATTTCTCTCTGAGAATAAGAGCAATTTCTTGGGTTTGTAGCAGCGAAACACCTCGTTGGTTTTGCTTTGACTTCACCACTGTGGGATTTTTCCGCCTTTCCCTGTCTTTGGAGCCCTGTTTAGTCTTACCTGATGCTTCAGGACGACTCCTGATTAATGAGATTGGCCAGTCATCAGGTCTGATCTATTACTTGATCTGTGGAGGGGAAGCCTGGCTCCTAAACCTTGTTTCTGCTAGCTGTGCTTTGGGTCAATCCTGGGCAGCCCTGAGTGTCTCCCAGGGTTCTGAGAGGCCTGTCCTTTGGCCTGGTTTGTGTGGAGGATTGTGCTGTCCTTGTCGCTGGTGACTGGTGCACCTCATACTCTGGCAGGCCAGGGCACAAGAGGTTTTACATTTTTATAGGCCTCAAGAGCAGGTGCCTCCCTGGAGAACTGGGTGTGGTCCTTGCCCATTCATTGTGGAAGACTCGGACATAAGCAGCCCAACAGGACTGACCACTGAAGGACTATCGCATGGTCAGGGCCTGTTGCTGCTGATCCATTTCATGGGTCCTGTTTAAAAAAGGCCCAGCATACAGGGAATAATATCAAATGGAACGCCTCTGAAACAGGTGTTTGTGTCTCTGCCTGCCATGAGCTGATCGTCTAACCTGATCATGATCCATAGGGTGGCAGTGAAAGCTGGTTCACAGATAGCAACAATGCCATTGCCTCCCTGGCTTTCCACCCCACGGCTCAGCTCCTGCTCATCGCCACAGCTCACGAGATCCACTTCTGGGACTGGAGCCGGCGGGAGCCTTTCGCGGTGGTGAAGACGGCCAGTGAGATGGAGAGGGTCCGGTGAGTGGCTTGGACTGTCGGAGGGGAGCCCCTGTGGCACAGGCCtggaatagaggaggaaattttgTGTCCGCACCCTTTCTACTTTTCCGGGTCTGGCTGATTGTGGTCAGTGCTCCCACTTCCAAAGGTGGTGCAGAAAGGCAGCTTTGCCGGGAAGATAGGATTTCTCTCCTGCGGGTCTCCCCACAGTGCCTTATCTCGGGTGCCTTTGGACCCTGGGGATATTCAGCAGACCCCCCAGCCGAGGAGGTTTGAGGGCAGAAGCAGTCTTTCAGGAGACATACAGTATGTTCAGACGTTTCATGGAgggaagaatttcttttttactttctgccTGTGCTTAGAGATCTTTGTAAGACAGGAATTTTAGAGAAGTTAAGCATGTAACTCTGCCACGTAGGGCACAGCTTTCTTCTTGCCCCAAACTTAACACACGAGGCCACCTTGAACCTGGATTCAGAGTAGAGAAATCTTGTCTCCTACAGTCTTGTGTTGCCGCTGGACCCAGACTCACTTCCTGGTCAAAGTCATTATGTTTGTGGCTGGGGCTGTTCAATGCCATCATGACTCACGCTTCCAGCAGGGGTAGCTGCAGGGTGGACGGATCCCCATCGATGGGAGTATAAGAGAGTTCTGCTGCCTCATGGCCAGACTGTGCACTCTGGGAAATGACTGTTAGCTTCTTCAGGGATATGGGAACTCCATTTCTGAGGAAAGTGGGGAGAGGGAACAAGAAGAGCTGAAGCTTTTTCTGCCTGTCCCAAGATTTGGAAGTCTAGCTAAATAAATTCCTGGGTATGTGGCCCCTGAGTTTTTCAGTGATATTTGATGTAGAGTATACTATAGTATTTCCCAAGTTTTGAATTAATACCgacttctctctttccctcatgcctcccttcccctctgtcaccccatctctctcccccctccttccctctttctctgtctcccttcctttctttctcttgcttcctccccctttcccctttctctgctCTGTGTCtgtcttcccccttccttcccattctgtctctgtttctgtctgttgTCTGGTTTCAGGTTGGTGAGGTTTGACCCCCTTGGACACTACTTGCTCACAGCAATCGTTAACCCCTCCAACCAACAGGTAACAATTCACGATTTCTCCCAAGCCTTTATGCCCGGCTCTCCATTGCTTCGGGCTGCTTCTTCTTTGCTACTGAATACTTCCTTGCTTTCAGACCAGCTCCGGGCAGTAGCAGGTTGTGTCTCTAAAGGGAGAGCTGTGGTTTCCCTGGGAGTTTGGGCCTGCCTCTCATTTAGAATggcagccccccctccccccccccattgccagCACAAGGCAGGGTTTGGGGGTGCCTCGCACTGCTGTGACTGCCTGTTAGCCTCGTTCCTCTTCCCTGTCAGCAAGGTGGAAGCACATACACTGAGCCGCTTTTCCTGCTCTGCTCCTTAAGGCTCAATTCTAGCCCAAAGGGTCTTGTTTGGTTCTGAGGGTCCTGAGCTCCCCACATCAGGGGCTCTGCTCTGTTTGGGGGGTTTTCTCCTGAGGGAATGGAGCTCCACTGAGTCCCGCTCCTGCCCCTGTCTCTCTGCTCCCCCCACATGGTCTGTTACAGAGTGACGATGAGCCAGAGATCCCCGTGGATGGGCCAGAGCTGTCCCACTTCCGCCAGCGCGCTCTTCTGCAGTCCCAGCCTGTGCGCCGGACGCCCCTTCTGCACAACTTCCTGCACATGCTGTCGTCCCGCTCCTCCGGCATCCAGGTGGGAGAGCACAGCACGGTCCGAGACTCTGCCACCCCTTCGCCCCCGCCTCCCCCTCCGCCTCCGCCCAGCACGGAGCGCACCAGGACTGCTTACGCCAGGCTCCGCGAGCGGGCCGGCTCCCCCCCAGCCGAGTGCTGCCAGCCCCTGGGGATGCCGTGCCTCTGCAGCCGCTGCTCCCGTGCgccacttccttcttccctcttcccacgCCCGGACGGCGCTCCCTCTACTTCTGCTGGGGCTACTACCGCTTCCCTTTCTTCCGTGCAGACCGAGCCCTACCAGGCCCTGGAGCAGGCCTCGCCAGCGCCGCAGGACCAGGGCCTCCTGAACCGCCCGTCTGCCTTCAGCACAGTGCAGAGCGGGACCGCGGGCAACACACTCCGGAACCTCAGTCTGGGGCCCACGCGGCGCTCTCTGGGTGGCCCGCTCTCCAGCCACCCTTCCAGGTACCACCAGAGCGGAAGGGAAATGGCCTCGGGGCTGGCGGGCTCTGACTGGACCCGAACGGTGCTAAGTATGGACTCGCGCTCCGAGGCCGAAGCTCTGCCCCCCCCCAGGACCAGTGCCTCTTCCGTGAGCTTACTGTCTGTGTTGAGGCAGCAGGAGGGCGGCTCGCAGGCGTCCGTGTACACCTCTGCCACCGAAGGCAGGGGCTTCTCGGTGTCCGGGCTGGCGGCCGAGGCAGACCCGGGGGGCTCGGGCCAGGGCGGCAGCTCAGGCAGCATCCGCAACGAGCTGCAGTGTGACCTGAGACGCTTCTTCCTGGAATATGACCGGCTCCAGGAGCTGGACCCCAGCCTGGGGGGAGACCCCACTCCGGCCCAGCAGGCCCAGGAGCTGCTCAACAATAACATCGAGCCCGAGAGGCCGGGCCCTTCCCACCAGCCCACACCGCACAGCAGCGAGAACAATTCCAACTTGTCTCGGGGCCACCTGAACCGCTGCCGTGCCTGCCACAACCTCCTGACCTTTAACAACGACACCCTGCGCTGGGAGAGAACCGCGCCTGCCTACTCGGCCGCCCCCGAGAGCACCTCCTCCTGGCCGGTGCCCAGCGCCTTTGAGGGCCTGCCGGCCGGAGGCAGCCC
This DNA window, taken from Monodelphis domestica isolate mMonDom1 chromosome 6, mMonDom1.pri, whole genome shotgun sequence, encodes the following:
- the AMBRA1 gene encoding activating molecule in BECN1-regulated autophagy protein 1 isoform X3 — protein: MKVVPEKNAVRILWGRERGTRALGAQRLLQELVEDKTRWMKWEGKKVELPDSPRSTFLLAFSPDRTLMASTHVNHNIYITEVKTGKCVHSLVGHRRTPWCVTFHPTIPGLIASGCLDGEVRIWDLHGGSESWFTDSNNAIASLAFHPTAQLLLIATAHEIHFWDWSRREPFAVVKTASEMERVRLVRFDPLGHYLLTAIVNPSNQQSDDEPEIPVDGPELSHFRQRALLQSQPVRRTPLLHNFLHMLSSRSSGIQVGEHSTVRDSATPSPPPPPPPPPSTERTRTAYARLRERAGSPPAECCQPLGMPCLCSRCSRAPLPSSLFPRPDGAPSTSAGATTASLSSVQTEPYQALEQASPAPQDQGLLNRPSAFSTVQSGTAGNTLRNLSLGPTRRSLGGPLSSHPSRYHQSGREMASGLAGSDWTRTVLSMDSRSEAEALPPPRTSASSVSLLSVLRQQEGGSQASVYTSATEGRGFSVSGLAAEADPGGSGQGGSSGSIRNELQCDLRRFFLEYDRLQELDPSLGGDPTPAQQAQELLNNNIEPERPGPSHQPTPHSSENNSNLSRGHLNRCRACHNLLTFNNDTLRWERTAPAYSAAPESTSSWPVPSAFEGLPAGGSPLPPSEGADGGRVPGSSRLELSASTGAQDERTVGVAFNQETGHWERVYSQPAASRAGNVSQEALNQEMPEESSEEDSLRRDNGDRSRHRAPRNARMSAPSLGRFVPRRFLLPEYLPYAGIFHERGQPGLATHSSVNRVLAGAVIGDGQSAVASNIANTTYRLQWWDFTKFDLPEISNASVNVLVQNCKVYNDASCDVSADGQLLAAFIPSSQRGFPDEGILAVYSLAPHNLGEMLYTKRFGPNAISVSLSPMGRYVMVGLASRRILLHPSTEHMVAQVFRLQQPHGGETSMRRVFNVLYPMPADQRRHVSINSARWLPEPGLGLAYGTNKGDLVICRPEALNSGVEYYWDQLNETVFTVHSSSRNSERPGSSRATWRTDRDMGLMSAIGLQPRHPTTSVTSQGTQTLAPQLQNAETQTEREVQELGAAASGSGEGEGPEFGPGGEDALTRIQRLMAEGGMTAVVQREQSTTMASMGGFGNNIIVSHRIHRSSQTGAEPGPADGSAPRPSTSRGPAPEPEGLSEPGSLAERGLSHRTAPGRPASPSTVGPISYSDLTNNNHLSDSTGCPDGEPRDR